Proteins encoded in a region of the Vicia villosa cultivar HV-30 ecotype Madison, WI unplaced genomic scaffold, Vvil1.0 ctg.002444F_1_1, whole genome shotgun sequence genome:
- the LOC131638835 gene encoding uncharacterized protein LOC131638835 — protein MDNNVTVNQGVTRRTHTYTFHREGMVQLGQLGELVTGHNETVFSDNYGNILSLLYSRVDEWALSTLLQFYDPDIRCFTFSDYQLAPTLEEYSYLLNIKIQHRVPFVCVPEKPRLDYIANALYLSLGDVHDNWKKNGDTHGFYMSFLVEKAQEFADKGIWGAFNAILAALIYGIVMFPNIHKFVDLAAICLFMDKNPIPTLLADTYYSIHSRHGKRGAIRGCLPLLYNWFKSHLPASGPFVTSTQKWSQRIMGLTANDIVWYQLRTGISEVIIRCGNFGNVPLIGTRGCINYNPVLALRQLGYTMKSGPSDREIHQSVYFEKGTDPVALEEIRKAWNNIHIGERSTLGAKNAIAMEPYTDWVKERVKTLLLPFPEVPLLYAQPPKISETMVSRERFDQVRVANLRLKEKDRDMDLKRYFLKQTKNELARELKTLKGESSQARKRVRTEKDGKAVVAPTEDPQKVIEKTIKEEKEKLRREYQEDLKAHKLRLEKETKYELRTMKKKLEEETTQRIAVETQLKGKCKGCDELRDCCKNLDTQLFRKDEVIQSLVKGRDREATKKLFDETKKWSDAHFRQGGPLFYIEMK, from the exons ATGGATAACAATGTGACAGTCAACCAAGGAGTTACAAGGCGCACACACACTTATACTTTCCATCGCGAGGGTATGGTTCAGTTGGGACAATTGGGTGAATTGGTCACTGGTCATAATGAAACAGTGTTCAGTGACAACTATGGCAACATATTATCTCTTCTGTACTCGCGTGTCGACGAATGGGCCTTatctactcttcttcagttctacGACCCAGATATCCGTTGTTTCACATTTTCAGATTATCAGCTAGCTCCCACTCTCGAAGAGTACTCTTACCTCCTcaacatcaagattcaacacagagTGCCTTTTGTTTGTGTCCCGGAGAAACCTAGGTTGGATTacattgccaacgctctttatttgagcttggGAGATGTTCATGATAACTGGAAGAAGAATGGTGATACTCATGGCTTCTACATGAGTTTCTTGGTTGAAAAAGCTCAAGAATTTGCTGACAAAGGAATATGGGGGGCTTTCAATGCTATTTTGGCCGCTCTGATCTATGGAATTGTGATGTTTCCcaacattcacaagttcgttgattTGGCTGCTATATGTCTTTTTATGGACAAGAATCCAATCCCCACCCTATTGGCTGACACATATTATTCCATTCACTCTCGGCATGGTAAAAGGGGGGCTATTCGAGGTTGCTTGCCGCTGTTGTATAACTGGTTCAAATCTCACTTGCCTGCTAGTGGTCCGTTTGTTACCTCTACTCAGAAATGGTCTCAGAGAATCATGGGACTTACTGCAAATGACATCGTATGGTATCAACTCCGAACAGGCATATCTGAAGTCATTATTAGGTGCGGAAACTTTGGTAACGTCCCGCTCATTGGGACAAGAGGATGTATTAACTACAACCCAGTTCTTGCTCTTCGTCAGTTGGGCTATACCATGAAGAGTGGGCCTTCGGATAGGGAGATTCACCAATCCGTGTACTTTGAAAAGGGAACTGACCCTGTAGCGCTTGAGGAAATCAGGAAGGCCTGGAATAACATTCATATAGGTGAGAGATCCACTCTGGGAGCCAAGAATGCCATTGCTATGGAGCCCTACACCGATTGGGTTAAGGAGAGAGTCAAGACACTTTTGTTACCATTCCCGGAGGTTCCTCTCTTGTATGCACAACCTCCGAAGATATCAGAAACTATGGTATCAAGGGAACGTTTTGACCAGGTCCGCGTCGCCAATTTGAGACtgaaagagaaagatagagataTGGATTTGAAGCGCTATTTCCTTAAGCAGACAAAGAATGAACTGGCCCGTGAACTTAAAACTCTCAAAGGAGAGTCTTCTCAAGCCAGGAAGAGGGTTAGAACTGAAAAGGACGGAAAAGCTGTTGTTGCTCCTACTGAAGACCCTCAAAAGGTTATAGAAAAGACTataaaggaagaaaaagagaagCTCAGACGAGAGTACCAAGAAGACCTGAAAGCCCACAAGCTCCGACTGGAGAAAGAAACCAAATATGAGTTGAGGACCATGAAGAAGAAACTGGAAGAGGAGACCACTCAGAGAATAGCAGTTGAGACccaactgaaaggaa AATGCAAAGGGTGTGACGAACTTAGGGATTGCTGCAAGAATCTAGACACGCAGTTATTCCGAAAGGATGAAGTGATCCAAAGCCTTGTCAAAGGAAGAGATCGGGAGGCGACTAAGAAGCTGTTTGACGAAACAAAGAAGTGGAGTGACGCCcatttcagacaaggaggacctttGTTCTACATTGAGATGAagtga
- the LOC131638836 gene encoding glyoxylate/hydroxypyruvate reductase HPR3-like, translating into YNPSHNFHILNPSSILPLQHFLVTNPHHASSIAAIVTLSLHPINADDIRLLPSLRFICTPSAGTNHIDLSECRRRGIQVADAGNIFSPDVADMAVALLIDVSRKISATDRWLRRQLQPSSWDFPLGSKLTGQKVGIVGMGRIGSEVAKRLEGFNCNISYNSKNKKPLVSYPYYSSVLELATNTNVLILCCELNDKTRHIVNKEVMLALGKGGIIVNVGRGALIDEKELLRCLIEGEIGGAGLDVFENEPHVPKEFFSLDNVVLSPHAGVLTSESFNGISQVVEQNLEAFFSNKPLITPVI; encoded by the exons TACAATCCTTCTCACAATTTCCATATCCTAAACCCTTCTTCAATACTCCCTCTCCAACACTTCCTAGTCACCAATCCTCACCACGCCTCCTCCATCGCCGCAATCGTCACTCTCAGTCTCCACCCCATAAATGCCGATGACATCCGACTTCTTCCCTCTCTCCGTTTCATCTGCACCCCCAGCGCCGGAACTAATCATATTGACCTCTCCGAGTGTCGCCGTCGGGGAATCCAGGTCGCCGACGCCGGAAATATTTTTTCTCCGGATGTTGCTGATATGGCAGTCGCTTTGTTGATTGACGTTAGCAGGAAAATCTCCGCGACGGATCGATGGTTGAGACGACAGCTTCAGCCTTCCTCTTGGGATTTTCCACTTGGTTCTAAG TTGACAGGACAAAAAGTTGGAATAGTTGGTATGGGAAGAATTGGATCAGAAGTAGCAAAGAGGCTTGAAGGATTCAACTGCAATATATCATATAATTCTAAGAACAAAAAACCATTAGTTTCATACCCTTACTATTCTAGTGTCTTAGAACTTGCCACCAACACCAATGTACTTATTCTTTGTTGTGAACTAAATGACAAAACAAGACACATTGTGAACAAAGAAGTCATGTTGGCATTGGGAAAAGGGGGAATTATAGTGAATGTTGGAAGAGGTGCTCTCATTGATGAAAAGGAATTGTTAAGGTGTTTGATTGAAGGTGAGATTGGAGGTGCTGGTTTGGATGTGTTTGAGAATGAACCTCATGTTCCTAAGGAGTTCTTTTCTTTGGATAATGTTGTTCTTTCACCACATGCAGGTGTATTAACTTCAGAGTCTTTCAATGGTATCAGCCAAGTTGTGGAACAAAATTTGGAAGCTTTCTTTTCGAATAAGCCTCTGATTACTCCGGTTATATAG